A genomic window from Luteolibacter sp. LG18 includes:
- a CDS encoding Ldh family oxidoreductase, with amino-acid sequence MSEFVVIPREAHDTLVVRAYESRGFASDEAAEGAKLAAEAARHGIRTHHALKALHLDHLFGSAVGGCTPGAEIEVKPTRFAASEIWDSHKKLGQSVAYRAIDRAIELADQYGIAQIAVDDTFHYLWGGGYVMEAAERGYFAYTNCTSTLAEVVPFGGKFPTLGTNPHSWGIPTQDQVGFPIVIDWATSTVAMGRVQALKREGKQLPPGAAVDKDGNPTTDPHQVAALLPFGAHKGYGMSLINEIFGGLIGTSLPTIRGRKSDIPGEKTTSAFYFQVIHPDAISGGKFAHGRSQKDNLKAVIDDILGHGNDGAMLPGQFEADARKRSDAAGGLLFTEAEVAEFNELARELGLPEWDIASLPRA; translated from the coding sequence ATGTCCGAATTCGTCGTCATTCCCCGCGAGGCCCACGATACCCTCGTCGTCCGCGCCTATGAATCCCGTGGTTTCGCCTCCGACGAGGCCGCGGAGGGAGCCAAGCTGGCCGCCGAGGCCGCCCGCCATGGCATTCGCACCCACCACGCGCTCAAGGCCTTGCATCTCGACCACCTGTTCGGATCGGCCGTCGGCGGCTGCACGCCAGGTGCCGAAATCGAGGTGAAGCCGACCCGTTTCGCGGCGTCGGAAATCTGGGACTCCCACAAGAAGCTCGGCCAGTCCGTGGCCTACCGCGCCATCGACCGCGCCATCGAGCTGGCGGACCAGTATGGCATCGCCCAGATCGCCGTGGACGACACCTTCCACTACCTGTGGGGGGGCGGTTACGTCATGGAGGCCGCGGAGCGCGGCTACTTCGCCTACACCAACTGCACCTCCACCCTCGCGGAAGTGGTGCCCTTCGGCGGCAAATTCCCGACCCTCGGCACGAACCCGCATTCGTGGGGTATCCCGACCCAGGACCAAGTCGGTTTCCCGATCGTGATCGACTGGGCGACCTCGACCGTGGCGATGGGCCGCGTGCAGGCGCTGAAGCGCGAGGGCAAGCAGCTCCCTCCGGGCGCGGCCGTGGACAAGGACGGCAACCCGACCACCGACCCGCACCAGGTGGCGGCGCTGCTGCCCTTCGGCGCGCACAAGGGCTACGGCATGTCCCTCATCAACGAGATCTTCGGCGGCCTGATCGGCACCTCGCTTCCGACCATCCGCGGCCGGAAGTCCGACATTCCGGGAGAAAAGACCACCTCCGCCTTCTATTTCCAGGTCATCCACCCGGACGCGATCTCCGGCGGCAAGTTCGCCCACGGCCGCAGCCAGAAGGACAACCTCAAGGCGGTGATCGACGACATCCTCGGCCACGGCAACGACGGCGCGATGCTGCCGGGCCAGTTCGAGGCGGATGCCCGCAAGCGTTCCGACGCAGCCGGTGGTTTGCTCTTCACGGAGGCCGAGGTGGCGGAGTTCAATGAGCTCGCCCGCGAGCTCGGATTGCCGGAATGGGACATTGCCTCCCTTCCCCGCGCCTGA
- a CDS encoding type II toxin-antitoxin system RelE/ParE family toxin — translation MSWSVEFLSEALLEASEAAAYYEANVPGLGARFIEELKATTSSIAKQPLLWRKRAGGFRRVNLPGFPYYIAYFIRDETILIAAICHASRHPDYWKDRTPS, via the coding sequence ATGAGTTGGTCGGTGGAATTCCTTTCCGAGGCTCTTCTCGAAGCGTCCGAAGCCGCGGCTTACTACGAGGCAAACGTGCCCGGGTTGGGTGCCCGCTTTATCGAGGAACTCAAAGCCACCACCTCATCAATCGCCAAGCAGCCGTTGCTTTGGCGAAAGCGGGCAGGTGGATTCCGGCGGGTCAATCTACCGGGCTTCCCCTATTACATCGCTTATTTCATTCGCGATGAAACCATCCTAATTGCCGCCATCTGCCACGCCAGCCGTCATCCCGATTATTGGAAAGACCGAACTCCATCATGA
- a CDS encoding gluconokinase: MTHRILLMGVSGSGKTTVGLQLAGALGIPFLDADDFHPPANVAKMRSGVPLTDEDRAPWLAILAGKLRETPGCVLACSALKDAYRQVLVEAVPDLKVFFLDGSPDLIRQRLEGRAGHFMPASLLESQFSTLEAPKNAIRLDIAEPVDTIVARILFHL; this comes from the coding sequence ATGACTCACCGCATCCTCCTCATGGGCGTTTCCGGCAGTGGCAAGACCACCGTCGGGCTCCAGCTCGCCGGGGCTCTCGGCATTCCCTTCCTCGATGCGGATGACTTCCACCCGCCCGCGAATGTGGCGAAGATGCGTTCTGGTGTACCCCTCACCGACGAGGACCGGGCTCCGTGGCTGGCCATTCTGGCCGGGAAACTGCGCGAGACGCCCGGTTGCGTGCTGGCCTGCTCGGCGCTGAAGGACGCCTACCGGCAGGTGCTGGTGGAGGCGGTGCCGGACCTGAAAGTGTTCTTCCTCGACGGTTCGCCGGATCTGATCCGGCAGCGTCTGGAGGGCCGCGCGGGGCATTTCATGCCCGCCAGCCTGCTCGAAAGCCAATTTTCCACCTTGGAAGCCCCAAAAAATGCCATCCGGCTGGACATCGCCGAACCGGTGGACACAATTGTTGCACGCATTTTATTTCACCTCTGA
- the mnmA gene encoding tRNA 2-thiouridine(34) synthase MnmA, which translates to MAKVLVGLSGGVDSSVAAALLVEQGHEVTGGYMKNWINAEGIPGDCPWEQDIEDARAVAKTLGIEFRVIDLIDAYRDRIVDYLVEGYRNGITPNPDVWCNREMKFGVFLDYALSQGFESVATGHYARRRTLGDGSAAILRGADPNKDQSYFLSLMTQAQAARALFPAGEMLKPQVREVADRFNLPTAAKKDSQGICFLGQVKMSDFLGHYIPENPGEIVDTIGKVLGRHRGLHLYTLGQRKGHGVASPREGMAYVVVGKDVSANRLIVGWDSPESAGLYASRCVVGNLSTLNEPFDRPRRCEAQPRYRAKAEPVDVTPRDDGKVEVVFLKPQRALSPGQICAFYDGGRLMGGGVFESVE; encoded by the coding sequence ATGGCGAAGGTGCTGGTCGGACTGTCCGGCGGGGTGGATAGCTCCGTGGCGGCGGCATTGCTGGTGGAGCAGGGTCACGAGGTGACCGGCGGCTACATGAAGAACTGGATCAATGCCGAGGGCATCCCGGGCGATTGCCCGTGGGAACAGGACATCGAGGACGCCCGCGCTGTCGCCAAAACCCTCGGCATCGAATTCCGCGTCATCGACCTGATCGACGCCTACCGCGACCGCATCGTGGACTACCTCGTGGAGGGCTATCGCAACGGCATCACCCCGAATCCGGACGTGTGGTGCAACCGCGAGATGAAATTCGGCGTGTTCCTGGATTACGCGCTCAGCCAGGGCTTCGAATCCGTGGCCACCGGCCACTACGCCCGCCGCCGCACGCTGGGCGATGGATCCGCGGCCATCCTGCGCGGTGCCGATCCGAACAAGGATCAGAGCTACTTCCTCTCCCTGATGACCCAGGCCCAGGCCGCGCGCGCGCTATTTCCCGCCGGGGAAATGCTCAAGCCGCAGGTCCGCGAGGTGGCCGACCGTTTCAACCTGCCCACCGCCGCGAAGAAGGACAGCCAGGGCATCTGCTTCCTCGGCCAGGTGAAGATGAGCGATTTCCTCGGCCACTACATCCCCGAGAACCCCGGCGAAATCGTCGACACCATCGGCAAGGTGCTGGGCCGCCACCGCGGGCTGCACCTTTACACCCTCGGCCAGCGCAAGGGCCATGGTGTCGCCTCGCCCCGCGAGGGCATGGCCTACGTGGTCGTCGGCAAGGATGTCTCCGCGAACCGCCTGATCGTCGGCTGGGACAGTCCGGAAAGCGCGGGCCTCTATGCCAGCCGCTGCGTGGTGGGGAACCTCAGCACGCTCAATGAGCCTTTCGACCGCCCACGTCGCTGCGAGGCCCAGCCGCGCTACCGCGCCAAGGCCGAGCCGGTGGACGTCACCCCGCGCGATGATGGCAAGGTGGAGGTGGTGTTCCTCAAGCCCCAGCGCGCGCTTTCACCCGGGCAGATCTGCGCGTTTTACGACGGTGGCAGGCTGATGGGCGGGGGAGTGTTCGAGAGCGTGGAGTGA
- a CDS encoding SDR family oxidoreductase, with amino-acid sequence MQPASYLKDLFSLQGKTAVVIGGTGELCGTMAVGLARAGAEVVLGGRIPEKAEKRLAEIESHGGKGYFVPVDVTSRESLQQLLDTVLERSGQVDILINGAGTNSPTPFLQISEDEYARIMDTNLTAIFRACQVFGKYFVENNQPASIINLGSISGLNPLSRVFTYSASKAAVHNLTRNLAREWADKDIRVNTLVPGFFPAEQNRKVLDESRVLDILRQTPASRFGNAEELIGATILLASPVAGSFITGMEMIVDGGFQAMTI; translated from the coding sequence ATGCAACCCGCTTCCTACCTCAAAGATCTCTTCAGTCTCCAAGGCAAAACCGCCGTTGTGATCGGCGGCACCGGTGAACTCTGCGGCACGATGGCCGTCGGCCTGGCCCGCGCCGGAGCCGAGGTCGTCCTCGGCGGCCGGATCCCCGAAAAAGCCGAAAAGCGACTGGCCGAGATCGAGAGCCATGGCGGCAAGGGTTACTTTGTCCCGGTGGACGTGACCTCCCGCGAGTCCCTCCAGCAACTGCTCGACACGGTGCTGGAGCGCTCCGGCCAGGTGGACATCCTGATCAATGGCGCCGGCACCAATTCGCCGACGCCGTTCCTCCAGATCAGCGAGGACGAATACGCCCGGATCATGGACACGAACCTGACGGCCATCTTCCGCGCCTGCCAGGTCTTCGGGAAATACTTCGTGGAAAACAACCAGCCGGCCTCGATCATCAATCTGGGCTCGATTTCCGGCCTGAACCCGCTTTCCCGAGTCTTCACCTACTCCGCCAGCAAGGCGGCGGTGCACAATCTGACCCGCAACCTGGCCCGCGAGTGGGCGGACAAGGACATCCGGGTCAACACGCTGGTGCCGGGCTTCTTCCCGGCGGAGCAGAACCGCAAGGTTCTGGACGAGTCCCGCGTGCTGGACATCCTGCGCCAGACCCCGGCCTCCCGCTTCGGGAACGCCGAGGAGCTCATCGGCGCCACCATCCTGCTGGCCTCCCCGGTGGCCGGCTCCTTCATCACCGGCATGGAGATGATTGTGGACGGTGGATTCCAGGCCATGACCATCTGA
- the secA gene encoding preprotein translocase subunit SecA translates to MIKWILQKIVGSKNQRELRRIRPTVGRVNEIEEALQREPDGKLQEMTAKWKDYLSRYHPLVIAAKPELQRMDADGLQAQAARMEARLAPLREDYTSLPAKVEATVESIEEAKAAFHEIEDTFMQARAKYLEQILPEAYAVVKNGARRMSGQKITVVEQEMTWQMVHFDVQIVGGVALHRGMIAEMQTGEGKTLTATLPVYLNALTGLGVHIVTVNDYLARRDAEWMGALYKYLGLTVGCIQNQMAPWDRREEYACDITYGTNAEFGFDYLRDNGMASTKDEQVQRGHYLAVIDEVDSILIDEARTPLIISGPSSQSSHQFEKYKPLVEQLVKRQTQLCNDLAAEAKKSLEEGDKETAGRALFKIKLGQPRNRQLLRLMEDPDIRRLLEKTELSFYQDAQKKELFAVKEELYFTIDEKGHDSDLMEMGREYLSPGDPDSFTLPDLGTLFADLENDKSLTDEQKIVKKEEYQIRMDSQAEKIHNISQLLKAYCLYERDVQYVVTDGKVCIVDENTGREMPGRRWSDGLHQAVEAKEGVAIEKETQTFATITIQNYFRLYEKLAGMTGTAETEAAEFHDIYKLDVLPIPTNRPNCRKDENDQVFKTRREKYNAVLAKIEEAHTKGQPVLVGTASVDASETVSRMLKRSKIPHTVLNAKYHQQEAEIVMRAGQKGAVTVSTNMAGRGTDIKLGPGVAEVGGLFVVATERYESRRVDRQLRGRCSRQGDPGRSQFFISFEDDLMRNFAAADRMTAMMERFGMQEGEALEHSWLNKSVETAQKRVEQRNYTWRKRVLEFDDVMNKQREVVYGYRNEVLTTESPRDLVNEIIEKVIPSKVNEYLADRDGGSPDYNELLHWVNATLPIRVDAEDLDLTTHTAEEISDVLVKRVKDTYERRIENLPPEVLDQEERRMVLVAIDKQWQAHLYNMDALREGVQLRAQGQKDPLIEYKTEAYDLFVTLMGSIDQEALQNLFRSASNLEAFLRQLQSMPQELHGPEEAGPAIGYENIASTGSSAHIDPSTLPSPEGTQLKLNLPKRRPSFEIETSGRNALCPCGSGKKYKQCCGREA, encoded by the coding sequence ATGATCAAGTGGATCCTCCAGAAAATCGTCGGCAGCAAGAACCAGCGCGAACTGCGCCGGATCCGGCCGACCGTCGGCCGCGTGAATGAAATCGAGGAAGCCCTCCAGCGCGAGCCGGATGGCAAGCTCCAGGAGATGACGGCCAAGTGGAAGGACTACCTCTCCCGCTACCATCCGCTCGTGATCGCCGCGAAGCCGGAATTGCAGCGCATGGACGCGGATGGCCTGCAGGCCCAAGCCGCCCGGATGGAGGCCCGCTTGGCTCCGCTCCGCGAGGACTACACGTCCCTACCGGCAAAGGTGGAAGCCACCGTGGAATCGATCGAGGAAGCCAAGGCGGCGTTCCACGAAATCGAGGACACCTTCATGCAGGCCCGCGCGAAGTATCTCGAGCAGATCCTTCCCGAGGCCTACGCCGTCGTGAAGAACGGCGCGCGTCGCATGAGCGGCCAGAAGATCACCGTGGTCGAGCAGGAGATGACTTGGCAGATGGTGCACTTCGACGTGCAGATCGTCGGTGGCGTCGCCCTGCACCGCGGCATGATCGCGGAAATGCAGACCGGTGAAGGCAAGACCCTCACCGCCACCCTGCCGGTTTACCTGAACGCCCTCACCGGCCTCGGCGTCCACATCGTCACCGTCAACGACTACCTCGCCCGCCGTGACGCGGAGTGGATGGGTGCCCTTTACAAGTATCTCGGCCTGACCGTCGGCTGCATCCAGAACCAGATGGCTCCGTGGGACCGCCGCGAGGAATACGCGTGCGACATCACCTACGGCACCAACGCCGAGTTCGGTTTCGACTATCTCCGCGACAACGGCATGGCGTCCACCAAGGACGAGCAGGTGCAGCGCGGCCACTACCTTGCGGTGATCGACGAAGTGGACTCCATCCTGATCGACGAAGCGCGCACGCCGCTGATCATTTCGGGCCCGTCCTCGCAATCGAGCCACCAGTTCGAGAAATACAAGCCGCTCGTCGAGCAGCTTGTGAAGCGCCAGACGCAGCTTTGCAACGACCTCGCCGCCGAGGCGAAGAAGTCGCTGGAGGAAGGCGACAAGGAAACCGCCGGCCGCGCCCTCTTCAAGATCAAGCTCGGCCAGCCGCGCAACCGCCAGCTCCTGCGCCTGATGGAGGATCCGGACATCCGCCGCCTCCTTGAGAAGACCGAGCTGTCCTTCTATCAGGACGCCCAGAAGAAGGAACTCTTCGCCGTGAAGGAAGAGCTCTACTTCACCATCGACGAGAAGGGCCACGACTCCGACCTCATGGAAATGGGCCGCGAGTATCTCTCCCCCGGCGATCCGGATTCCTTCACCCTGCCCGACCTCGGCACGCTCTTCGCCGACCTGGAGAACGACAAGTCGCTCACCGACGAGCAGAAGATTGTCAAGAAGGAGGAGTATCAGATCCGCATGGATTCCCAGGCGGAGAAGATCCACAACATCTCCCAGCTCCTGAAGGCCTACTGCCTCTACGAGCGCGACGTCCAGTACGTGGTCACCGACGGCAAGGTCTGCATCGTCGATGAAAACACCGGTCGCGAGATGCCGGGCCGCCGCTGGTCGGACGGCCTGCACCAGGCGGTGGAAGCCAAGGAAGGTGTGGCGATCGAGAAGGAAACCCAGACCTTCGCCACCATCACGATCCAGAACTACTTCCGCCTCTACGAAAAACTGGCGGGCATGACCGGCACCGCCGAAACCGAGGCCGCCGAGTTCCACGACATCTACAAGCTCGACGTGCTGCCGATCCCGACCAACCGGCCGAACTGCCGCAAGGACGAGAACGACCAGGTCTTCAAAACCCGCCGCGAAAAATACAACGCGGTGCTGGCGAAGATCGAGGAAGCCCACACCAAGGGCCAGCCAGTGCTTGTCGGCACGGCCTCGGTGGACGCCTCCGAGACGGTCTCCCGCATGCTGAAGCGCAGCAAGATCCCGCACACGGTCCTCAACGCGAAGTATCACCAGCAGGAAGCCGAGATCGTGATGCGCGCCGGCCAGAAGGGCGCCGTCACCGTGTCCACCAACATGGCGGGCCGCGGCACCGACATCAAACTCGGGCCGGGCGTGGCCGAGGTCGGCGGTCTCTTCGTCGTCGCCACCGAGCGCTACGAATCCCGCCGTGTCGACCGCCAGCTCCGCGGCCGTTGCTCGCGCCAGGGCGACCCGGGCCGCAGCCAGTTCTTCATCTCCTTCGAGGACGACCTGATGCGCAACTTCGCCGCCGCCGACCGCATGACGGCGATGATGGAGCGCTTCGGCATGCAGGAGGGCGAGGCCCTCGAGCACTCCTGGCTCAACAAGTCCGTCGAAACCGCGCAGAAGCGTGTCGAACAGCGCAACTACACCTGGCGCAAGCGGGTGCTGGAGTTCGACGACGTGATGAACAAGCAGCGTGAAGTCGTCTACGGCTATCGCAACGAAGTCCTCACCACCGAGAGCCCGCGCGATCTGGTCAACGAGATCATCGAGAAGGTGATCCCGTCCAAGGTGAACGAGTACCTCGCCGACCGCGACGGTGGTTCTCCGGACTACAACGAGTTGCTCCACTGGGTGAACGCCACCCTGCCGATCCGCGTGGACGCCGAGGACCTCGACCTGACCACCCACACCGCCGAGGAGATTTCCGACGTGCTGGTGAAGCGGGTCAAGGACACCTACGAGCGCCGCATCGAGAACCTCCCGCCGGAAGTGCTCGACCAGGAAGAACGCCGCATGGTCCTCGTCGCCATCGACAAGCAGTGGCAGGCCCACCTTTACAACATGGACGCGCTCCGCGAGGGCGTCCAACTCCGCGCGCAGGGCCAGAAGGACCCGCTCATCGAGTACAAGACCGAGGCCTACGACCTCTTCGTCACGCTGATGGGCAGCATCGACCAGGAAGCGTTGCAGAACCTGTTCCGCTCCGCCTCGAACCTCGAAGCCTTCCTCCGCCAGCTCCAGAGCATGCCGCAGGAGCTCCATGGCCCCGAGGAAGCCGGTCCCGCGATCGGCTACGAGAACATCGCCTCCACCGGCAGCTCCGCCCACATCGATCCCTCCACGCTCCCGTCCCCGGAAGGCACCCAGCTCAAGCTGAACCTGCCGAAGCGCCGCCCGAGCTTCGAGATCGAGACCTCCGGCCGCAACGCGCTCTGCCCGTGCGGCTCCGGCAAGAAGTACAAGCAGTGCTGCGGCCGCGAGGCTTGA
- a CDS encoding addiction module protein: MSATSLESISSEALVLPPEERMELALRLLSSVDAGSEAEADKAWSSVISERIARYDAGGVPTISADEAFTELSKIVPGA, translated from the coding sequence ATGTCCGCCACCTCTTTGGAGTCCATTTCCAGCGAGGCTCTCGTGCTCCCGCCCGAAGAGCGCATGGAACTGGCTCTCCGCCTTCTCTCCAGCGTGGATGCCGGTTCGGAAGCGGAAGCCGACAAGGCATGGTCTTCGGTGATCTCCGAACGTATCGCACGGTACGACGCGGGTGGCGTCCCCACCATCTCCGCGGACGAAGCCTTCACGGAACTGAGCAAGATCGTGCCCGGAGCATGA
- a CDS encoding MBL fold metallo-hydrolase, which produces MLEDDFTYVIRKALRGLALSPGEAALRAGLVPAEVTALIDGRFSATVAKKLAPTLGLGPDALERYPGYAPKPQLLHTLRRVDIPFEDGQVNAWLLREDDVTILFDTGFSPGSCAKALDAVQAFKIDATFITHGHRDHTGGLPEIRKRSREVYGPAHDPMPGVKPMAPGDSVRVGALTIAAFDLAGHCAGALGYRIEGLTRPVCVVGDALFAGSIGGCTGPETYATALKNLREGLLKMPDRTLLLPGHGPATTVGEERKGNPFLA; this is translated from the coding sequence ATGCTTGAGGACGATTTCACCTACGTCATCCGCAAGGCTCTCCGTGGCCTCGCCCTGTCACCGGGCGAGGCCGCTTTGCGTGCCGGACTCGTGCCCGCCGAGGTCACCGCGCTGATCGATGGACGCTTTTCCGCCACGGTGGCGAAGAAGCTCGCACCGACCTTGGGACTCGGCCCGGACGCGCTAGAGCGGTACCCCGGCTACGCGCCAAAGCCGCAACTCCTCCACACCCTGCGGCGGGTGGACATCCCTTTCGAAGACGGACAGGTGAATGCCTGGCTGCTGCGCGAGGACGACGTCACGATCCTCTTCGACACCGGCTTTTCCCCGGGCTCCTGCGCGAAGGCACTCGATGCCGTGCAGGCGTTTAAAATCGACGCCACCTTCATCACCCACGGCCATCGCGACCACACCGGCGGCCTGCCGGAGATCCGCAAGCGCTCCCGCGAGGTCTACGGCCCGGCCCATGACCCGATGCCAGGGGTGAAACCGATGGCTCCCGGAGACAGCGTGCGGGTCGGCGCGCTCACCATCGCCGCCTTCGACCTGGCGGGCCATTGCGCGGGCGCGCTGGGGTATCGGATCGAGGGCCTCACCCGCCCCGTCTGCGTCGTGGGCGATGCCCTTTTCGCCGGATCGATCGGCGGCTGCACCGGTCCGGAAACCTACGCCACTGCGTTGAAAAATCTCCGCGAGGGCCTCCTCAAAATGCCCGACCGCACCCTCCTTCTCCCCGGCCACGGCCCCGCCACCACCGTGGGGGAAGAACGGAAGGGGAATCCGTTTCTGGCGTAA
- a CDS encoding ATP-dependent Clp protease proteolytic subunit — protein MKLRLTSPLLCLLMAGLAHAEDAPKPAEVAPAAQPAPAAPAAPAAVAVAVAPAPKEAAPKDPATEAARKEQDALTLQNTLEAERLKKETNALRSEITKLKMERELISERNAMDDAKRDQAKREADVKFVEEKSRLMRETEMSRIQSEKLANELKTVQTQAALDITRLQNDIAKFETEDKRAQYADSKPEYLAKPLRDDNVLVISDRRIPLNGLITSDTADRVTERIDYWNNKDSKLPIFLVIDECPGGSVMAGYRIVKSMQASQAPVHVVVKSFAASMAACITTLATESYAYPNAIILHHQISSTPGGSRLNLTQQKEFFEESTRWWQRLATPVAQKMGITTDELIKKMYAHSSSGDWSEFGDSAKELKWVNHIIGGVEETSLVKDPDAKPTAAPATRMALKEEVDQDGRPVMWLPRLNPKDCYFLYNADGYYRTR, from the coding sequence ATGAAGCTCCGTCTCACATCCCCGCTCCTGTGCCTGCTGATGGCAGGCCTCGCCCACGCCGAGGACGCCCCGAAACCGGCTGAAGTAGCCCCGGCGGCCCAACCAGCCCCCGCTGCTCCAGCTGCCCCGGCCGCGGTCGCCGTGGCCGTCGCCCCGGCTCCGAAGGAAGCCGCTCCCAAGGACCCGGCCACCGAGGCCGCCCGCAAGGAGCAGGACGCCCTCACCCTCCAGAACACGCTGGAGGCCGAGCGACTGAAAAAGGAAACCAACGCCCTGCGCTCGGAAATCACCAAGCTCAAGATGGAGCGCGAGCTCATCTCCGAGCGCAATGCCATGGACGACGCCAAGCGCGACCAGGCGAAGCGCGAGGCGGACGTCAAATTCGTGGAAGAAAAGAGCCGCCTGATGCGCGAGACCGAGATGTCCCGCATCCAATCCGAGAAGCTCGCCAACGAGCTCAAGACCGTCCAGACCCAGGCCGCGCTCGACATCACCCGCCTCCAGAACGACATCGCGAAGTTCGAGACCGAGGACAAGCGCGCCCAGTACGCCGACAGCAAGCCGGAGTACCTCGCCAAGCCGCTGCGTGACGACAACGTGCTGGTCATCTCCGACCGCCGCATCCCGCTCAACGGGCTCATCACCTCGGATACCGCCGACCGCGTGACCGAGCGCATCGATTACTGGAACAACAAGGACAGCAAGCTGCCGATCTTCCTCGTCATCGACGAGTGCCCGGGTGGCTCGGTGATGGCCGGCTACCGCATCGTGAAGTCGATGCAGGCGAGCCAGGCTCCGGTCCACGTGGTGGTGAAATCCTTCGCCGCCTCGATGGCCGCCTGCATCACCACGCTGGCCACGGAATCCTACGCCTATCCGAACGCAATCATCCTGCACCACCAGATCAGCTCCACTCCAGGTGGTAGCCGCCTGAACCTGACCCAGCAGAAGGAGTTCTTCGAGGAGAGCACCCGCTGGTGGCAGCGCCTCGCCACCCCGGTGGCCCAAAAGATGGGCATCACCACCGACGAGCTGATCAAGAAGATGTACGCCCACTCGTCCAGCGGCGACTGGAGCGAGTTCGGCGACAGCGCGAAGGAGCTGAAGTGGGTGAACCACATCATCGGCGGCGTGGAGGAAACCTCGCTGGTGAAGGATCCGGACGCGAAGCCCACCGCGGCCCCCGCCACCCGCATGGCCCTGAAGGAAGAAGTCGATCAGGACGGCCGCCCGGTGATGTGGCTGCCGCGCCTCAATCCGAAGGACTGCTACTTCCTCTACAACGCGGACGGTTACTACCGCACGCGCTGA